A window of Cryptomeria japonica chromosome 3, Sugi_1.0, whole genome shotgun sequence contains these coding sequences:
- the LOC131049109 gene encoding BES1/BZR1 homolog protein 4 yields MTSGSRLPTWKERENNKRRERRRRAIAAKIYQGLRMYGNYKLPKHCDNNEVLKALAAEAGWTVEEDGTTYRKGCLPAERMEIGGAASASMSPCSSYHPSPGASYHTSPASSSFPSPAPSYHASPASSSFPSPGPSYADAAGCGGSYLIPWLKNLNNPNANGSAVISNAQRGLPPLRLGGSSSAPVTPPLSSPTARGSRVKPDWDSFVKSSSSSVAAGTGSCDQVMATEGAFSISGWSSQYPFMAASAPASPVRRHLVVPEALDLTASKGRWVGGVRVPAAAMGPSSPTFSLLSPAARLEHTLAGAEHHQTVPATAAPFFGLRQQQQPESSSSSRLWTPAQSGRSSPSHPGAIHVTEGLAGSGSGSDDFQFECGNAVPVKPWEGERIHEECGGEIASDDLELTLGNSRQRST; encoded by the exons ATGACATCTGGTTCGCGGCTGCCCACATGGAAGGAGCGAGAGAACAACAAGAGAAGGGAGCGGCGAAGGAGGGCCATAGCTGCTAAGATCTACCAGGGCCTGCGCATGTACGGCAACTATAAGCTCCCCAAGCACTGTGACAACAATGAAGTGCTCAAAGCCCTCGCTGCCGAGGCCGGCTGGACCGTCGAGGAAGACGGCACAACCTATCGCAAG GGATGTTTGCCGGCGGAGCGGATGGAAATAGGCGGCGCCGCTTCGGCGTCGATGAGCCCGTGCAGCTCGTACCACCCAAGCCCCGGTGCGTCCTACCATACTTCTCCGGCCTCCTCCTCTTTCCCCAGTCCGGCGCCCTCTTATCACGCCAGTCCTGCTTCCTCTTCATTTCCCAGTCCAGGTCCCTCCTACGCAGATGCAGCTGGCTGTGGCGGAAGCTACCTCATCCCATGGCTCAAAAACCTCAATAACCCTAACGCAAATGGCAGCGCTGTTATCTCCAATGCTCAGCGAGGCTTGCCGCCGCTCCGCCTGGGTGGCTCCAGCAGCGCACCTGTGACACCTCCGCTCAGCTCCCCCACTGCCCGTGGCTCGCGCGTTAAGCCAGACTGGGACTCTTTCGTCAAAAGTTCCTCATCCTCTGTCGCCGCAGGGACTGGCAGTTGCGACCAAGTAATGGCGACCGAAGGGGCTTTCTCCATAAGCGGCTGGTCGTCACAGTACCCTTTCATGGCGGCCTCTGCTCCGGCCAGCCCTGTCCGACGCCATCTCGTTGTGCCTGAAGCTCTCGACCTGACTGCCAGTAAAGGTCGCTGGGTAGGCGGCGTCCGCGTCCCCGCAGCCGCCATGGGACCGTCTTCTCCGACCTTCAGCCTTCTCAGCCCCGCCGCACGCCTCGAACATACCCTAGCTGGAGCGGAGCACCACCAAACTGTACCCGCCACCGCCGCTCCTTTCTTTGGACTCCGCCAGCAACAGCAGCCGGAATCTTCTTCCTCTAGCCGGCTGTGGACCCCAGCTCAGAGCGGCAGGTCGTCGCCGTCCCATCCCGGGGCCATTCACGTGACCGAGGGCTTGGCTGGATCGGGGTCAGGCTCCGATGATTTCCAGTTTGAGTGCGGTAATGCCGTACCCGTTAAGCCGTGGGAGGGCGAACGGATTCACGAAGAGTGCGGCGGAGAGATTGCGTCTGATGACCTCGAGTTGACGCTTGGTAACTCAAGACAGAGGTCAACCTGA